Proteins encoded together in one Scyliorhinus torazame isolate Kashiwa2021f chromosome 20, sScyTor2.1, whole genome shotgun sequence window:
- the LOC140396835 gene encoding eukaryotic translation initiation factor 4E-binding protein 1-like — translation MSGPAHTTQSRAIPSRRVTVSDSAQLPQDYSSTPGGTLFSTTPGGTRIIYDRKFLMDCRNSSVARTPPRDLPNIPGVTSPNTAEKVKPATNHIISHEGKAAGGDDAQFEMDI, via the exons ATGTCGGGCCCGGCTCACACAACCCAGAGCCGCGCCATTCCCAGCCGCAGGGTGACCGTCAGCGACTCGGCGCAGCTGCCGCAGGATTACAGCAGCACCCCCGGGGGCACCCTGTTCAGCACCACGCCAGGAG GCACCCGGATTATTTATGACCGCAAATTCCTCATGGATTGCCGCAATTCCTCTGTTGCTCGGACTCCTCCGCGTGACCTTCCAAACATTCCGGGTGTCACAAGCCCGAATACAGCAGAGAAGGTGAAGCCAGCGACAAATCACATTATCAGCCACGAGGGGAAGGCAGCTGGCG GAGACGACGCCCAATTTGAGATGGACATTTAA